A stretch of the Deltaproteobacteria bacterium genome encodes the following:
- a CDS encoding protein-L-isoaspartate(D-aspartate) O-methyltransferase: MVESQLVPRGIKDPRVLEAMRKVPRHLFVQETQRGSAYEDYPLPIGEGQTISQPYMVALMTEALNLTGEESVLEVGTGSGYQTAVLAELACKVYSVERIPSLTGQARKTLDSLGYKNVLVRLSDGTLGWPEYAPFDRIIVTAGAPSIPEPLVEQLVEDGILVVPVGSSLSQELIQLTRYRDGSIRKRKLGGCVFVRLVGKHGWEVNGR, from the coding sequence ATGGTCGAAAGCCAACTCGTGCCCAGGGGGATAAAGGACCCACGGGTGCTGGAAGCCATGAGAAAGGTCCCGCGGCACCTCTTTGTGCAGGAGACCCAACGGGGAAGCGCTTATGAAGACTACCCGCTTCCCATAGGCGAGGGCCAGACCATATCCCAGCCTTACATGGTGGCCCTTATGACGGAGGCTCTGAACCTCACCGGGGAGGAGTCTGTCCTCGAGGTCGGGACGGGGTCGGGATACCAGACTGCTGTTCTGGCGGAGCTTGCCTGCAAGGTCTATTCGGTTGAGAGAATCCCATCCCTGACGGGGCAGGCCCGGAAGACCCTTGACTCCCTGGGCTATAAAAACGTTCTCGTTCGCCTCTCGGACGGCACCCTGGGCTGGCCGGAGTACGCCCCTTTCGATCGCATCATAGTGACCGCCGGCGCGCCGTCCATCCCGGAACCCCTCGTGGAACAGCTCGTTGAGGACGGGATCCTGGTCGTGCCGGTGGGCAGCAGCCTCAGCCAGGAACTTATCCAGTTGACCCGGTACCGGGACGGTTCTATCAGGAAGAGGAAGCTGGGCGGCTGCGTTTTTGTCCGGCTCGTGGGAAAACACGGCTGGGAGGTGAATGGCCGATGA